The segment aagctaatgCTAAGAGCCGATGCCAAACTCACCCTAAAAGAAGAGCTACTGCCCTATTCTCTTCATACATTGAACAttgttcagtttttttttttttttttttttgaatcacaTAGTACAATTTTCATAAGTAAGAATACAGTATATGCAATATGACTTTGGTGTTGCAGAACCTCAGGCTCTAACAATGTCAAATTATGTCTTgtcaatcttttatttcttttttcctcccccccccccccccccccccctcgtctctctctccctctctctgtgTAGTTCTGTGTGAAATCACTTTTGAATAGCATgctaaatctgaaatttttcatGCCTTATCAGAAACCATTGAACATACTTATACAATTTCTCACCCCCATTTAAGAACAGTAATTCAGAAATTATGGGTACTTAAATGGTGTCATATCTACCCAATGAGTGTGCTGTGTTTGTTATCATAGGCTGCCAATTATCTAAGGCTCCATTTCTTTTGGGCAAAAATACTTGGGGGAAAACATTTTGATGGCAAATGTAATTGAGGACAATGACTTTGTTTCATGTTTTTCCAATGTTTGAGGTGTATTGAGGaatctataatttttagaaaaaatttactTCTTTATGGCTAAGTGAGGCGATTGGTGAGTTCAGTTGGTGGTTGGGTAGGGATAAATGAGGGTGGCAGGCAAATTAGTCCCATTGTTGCATTTTGTCTGTGGAAAGAAGATGGAGATGTGAATATAATGAGTGCCTCTGCTGGCGACAGATGGTGGAACTTAGAAAATTTGACTTTATGTTATATTCTCAAAAGCGAAACTCATTGAGTTTAAGTCTTGTTGTCTTGATCAACATTTTTGTTGAATAGTTTGAACAATTTTGGTTTTTTCACTTCTGTTTTtatttgtataaatatatatttttcatttgcttACACAGGGTTTTAAGAAGGTTGACCCAGATCGCTATGAATTTGCAAATGAGAGGTTTTTGAGAGGTCAAACACACCTTTTGAAGAGTATTAGTAGGCGGAAACCAGTTCATGTACCTGATCACCAAGAACAACCTAAAGTGCAGAGCTCCTCAGTTGGGGCATGTGTTGAGGTGGGGAAATTTGGGCTTGAGGAAGAGGTTGAAAGACTTAAAAGGGACAAGAATGTTCTAATGCAGGAACTTGTTAGGTTGAGGCAGCAACAGCAAACAACTGATAACCAGTTGCATAATGTGGGGCAACGTGTACAGGTAATGGAGCAGCAACAACAACGAATGATGTCTTTCCTTGCAAAGGCTTTGAAGAGTCCTGGCTTCTTAGCCCAGATTGTACAGCAGCAGAATGAAAGCAATAGGAACACTGCCGCAGTGAGCAAAAAAAGGAGACTGTCTGGGCAGGAAGAAGAAAGTGCAGTTGGTGAGCATCACACTAATGCTCCTGATGGACGGCTTGTCAAGTATCAGCCTTCCATAAATGAGGCGGCTAAAGCATTGCTGCAGCAGATCTTGAAGATGAATGCAACACCTAGGGTGGAACCGTTGATGAACAACTCTGATGCATTCCTGATAGATGATGCTCCTACTCATACATTTGACAGTGGATGTTCCTCAAGTCGAGTTTCGGGAGTGACCCTTTCTGAAGTTCCACCTATGTCTGGGCAGTCATATATGCCAGCGAAGCCGGGATTTCCTGTCAGTTGTCCATCTACTTCCATTCCTGATATTCAATCTTCCTCTTATGTGGTGCCTGATCATGCTAAAGCTGCTCAATTCTCAAAATTGAATGTGCATAATTCTCAAGAAGAGTCTATTTTGCCCGACTTCACTAATATGCAAGGAATCTTGCCAGAAAGCACTGCAGAAATCGGTGATATGAATCATGTGGGGGCTGTGACTGGGAATGAAAATCATTTGGATCCAATATCTGCAGCTTTGGATGGGACAACACCCATAGAAACTGATGCTTTCTCTCCAGAAAGTGATGTGGAGGCCTTTCTTGATGAGATCCCTAAACTTCCGGGCATTAACGATATTTTCTGGGAACAATTCCTTGCAGAGAGCCCACTTACTGGGGACACAGATGAAATTAATTCAAGTTCGCTAGATGGTAGTGTTGCCATGGATCATGAGTTACAGATCGAAAAGAAAAATGGTTGGGACAGGATTCAACATATGGATCATCTTACTGAACAAATGGGGCTTCTTGCATCGGAGAGCAGAATGGGATGACCTTACCAATTGTATATGCATGTTTCTTTCCATCTAGAGGTAAACTTTTAATCCACCACTAATCATAGTAACCATGTTGATTGTCACCAATTCCTTTTCCCAGCTATACGTAAATTAGACAATGCATACAGTATTTCTCATTGATCCCATTTTTGCTGCCTTTGATCAGCCATTTGCttgttccttttctttccttcatcaGCTTGGTTTCCTGTCTTGGTGAGAAggtttattttatagaaaaagcAATGAGCTTTGGTTAAATGATGTTATGGCATTTCTCTAGTTACTCTATAACACACACAGAAGTCATTGACACATCAAGTATACCATATTCCCTCAATCTGTACTAAACATTTTTAAGAATGAATAATGATTGTACTTCAAATACTTCTGAAGTGCATTGTTTCATCTTGACTTGTTTAAGAAATCTCATTTAGTCTTGAgttgcaaaaattttttgttagtaaTTTAATTAGACAACCATATTACCATCCGGTTTCCAATTTTTGTATGTTTCTGTGACTCGTGCCCAGGTTGATGTCCTGCACTGTTGGCAGACAGGCTTTCTTCAAAGAGAGATGACCGATTATGATATTACGTATAAGAAACTTTTTACCAGTTAGGATTCaactttaataaatattttactgtTACATATGTATTTCATAATTCTGCGTGCATGGTTACCTGAAGACATTTTGTGGACATATTACAGTTGATGTTTATAGCATAAAACCATAAAATATGTGTAACCATTTTCCCGTAAAATATACAGATA is part of the Quercus robur chromosome 9, dhQueRobu3.1, whole genome shotgun sequence genome and harbors:
- the LOC126699962 gene encoding heat stress transcription factor A-1b isoform X1, with the translated sequence MEGPANDEGSMASSSNTLPPFLKKLYAMVDDPETDSVVSWSNANNSFVVWNAHEFAANLLPKHFKHKNFSSFIRQLNTYGFKKVDPDRYEFANERFLRGQTHLLKSISRRKPVHVPDHQEQPKVQSSSVGACVEVGKFGLEEEVERLKRDKNVLMQELVRLRQQQQTTDNQLHNVGQRVQVMEQQQQRMMSFLAKALKSPGFLAQIVQQQNESNRNTAAVSKKRRLSGQEEESAVGEHHTNAPDGRLVKYQPSINEAAKALLQQILKMNATPRVEPLMNNSDAFLIDDAPTHTFDSGCSSSRVSGVTLSEVPPMSGQSYMPAKPGFPVSCPSTSIPDIQSSSYVVPDHAKAAQFSKLNVHNSQEESILPDFTNMQGILPESTAEIGDMNHVGAVTGNENHLDPISAALDGTTPIETDAFSPESDVEAFLDEIPKLPGINDIFWEQFLAESPLTGDTDEINSSSLDGSVAMDHELQIEKKNGWDRIQHMDHLTEQMGLLASESRMG
- the LOC126699962 gene encoding heat stress transcription factor A-1b isoform X2 yields the protein MSAYTLCGYTRLGQFWVNLAKTQVLSITESFIGFKKVDPDRYEFANERFLRGQTHLLKSISRRKPVHVPDHQEQPKVQSSSVGACVEVGKFGLEEEVERLKRDKNVLMQELVRLRQQQQTTDNQLHNVGQRVQVMEQQQQRMMSFLAKALKSPGFLAQIVQQQNESNRNTAAVSKKRRLSGQEEESAVGEHHTNAPDGRLVKYQPSINEAAKALLQQILKMNATPRVEPLMNNSDAFLIDDAPTHTFDSGCSSSRVSGVTLSEVPPMSGQSYMPAKPGFPVSCPSTSIPDIQSSSYVVPDHAKAAQFSKLNVHNSQEESILPDFTNMQGILPESTAEIGDMNHVGAVTGNENHLDPISAALDGTTPIETDAFSPESDVEAFLDEIPKLPGINDIFWEQFLAESPLTGDTDEINSSSLDGSVAMDHELQIEKKNGWDRIQHMDHLTEQMGLLASESRMG